From the genome of Oncorhynchus tshawytscha isolate Ot180627B unplaced genomic scaffold, Otsh_v2.0 Un_scaffold_10343_pilon_pilon, whole genome shotgun sequence, one region includes:
- the nap1l1 gene encoding nucleosome assembly protein 1-like 1 isoform X4, producing the protein MADMDNKDQAELDPADLEDVEDVEEEETGEDVNSKVPGFVRLPSARQLTVQMMQNPQILAALQERLDGLVGSPSGYMESLPKVVKRRVNALKNLQVKCAHIEAKFYEEVHELERKYAALYQPLFDKRSDIVKAAYEPTEEECEWKADEEEELTVSKQEEMKEKAKVEEEKKDEEKEDPKGVPEFWLTVFKNVDLLSDMVQEHDEPILKQLQDVKVKFSDPGQPMSFSLEFNFEPNEFFTNTLLTKTYKMRSEPDENDPFSFDGPEIMGCTGCTIDWTKGKNITLKTIKKKQKHKGRGTVRTVTKTVPNDSFFNFFTPPDVPESGDMDEDTEAVLAADFEIGHFIRERIVPRAVLYFTGEAIEDDDDDYDEEGEEADDEEGEEEGEEENDPDYDPKV; encoded by the exons ATGGCAGACATGGACAA taaggACCAGGCTGAGCTGGACCCGGCAGATTTGGAGGACGTGGAGGacgtggaagaggaggagactggAGAGGATGTCAACAGCAAAG TGCCTGGCTTTGTCCGTCTCCCCTCAGCTCGTCAGCTCACCGTGCAGATGATGCAAAACCCACAGATTCTGGCTGCGTTGCAGGAGAGGCTGGACGGCCTGGTGGGCTCGCCGTCAGGATACATGGAGAG CTTACCAAAGGTAGTGAAGAGACGGGTCAACGCCCTAAAGAACCTACAAGTGAAATGCGCCCACATTGAGGCCAAGTTCTACGAAGAGGTCCATGAACTGGAGAGAAAGTATGCCGCCCTCTACCAACCCCTCTTCGACAAG cgaaGTGACATAGTTAAAGCAGCCTATGAGCCCACAGAGGAGGAGTGTGAGTGGAAGGCTGATGAGGAGGAAGAGTTGACAGTAAGTAAGCAG gaggagatgaaggagaaggccaaggtggaagaggagaagaaggatgaggagaaggaggaccCCAAAGGCGTTCCCGAGTTCTGGCTAACGGTTTTCAAGAACGTTGACTTGCTTAGCGACATGGTGCAG GAACATGATGAACCCATCCTCAAGCAATTACAAGATGTCAAAGTCAAATTCTCGGACCCTGGCCAGCCCATG aGCTTTTCTTTAGAATTCAACTTTGAGCCCAATGAGTTCTTCACAAACACTTTGTTGACAAAAACCTACAAGATGAGGTCTGAGCCTGATGAGAACGACCCCTTCTCCTTCGATGGGCCTGAGATCATGGGCTGCACAGG TTGTACGATCGACTGGACGAAGGGCAAGAACATCACCCTGAAGACGATCAAGAAGAAGCAGAAGCACAAGGGGCGTGGCACAGTCAGGACGGTCACCAAGACAGTCCCCAACGACTCTTTCTTCAACTTCTTCACCCCGCCTGATGTCCCTGAAAGTGGAGATATG GACGAGGACACTGAGGCTGTCCTCGCCGCTGACTTTGAGATCGGCCACTTCATCCGCGAGCGTATCGTCCCCAGGGCTGTGCTGTATTTCACGGGGGAGGCCATCgaggatgacgatgatgat tacgatgaggagggagaggaggctgatgacGAG gagggtgaggaggagggagaggaggagaatgaccCTGACTATGACCCCAAG GTTTAA
- the nap1l1 gene encoding nucleosome assembly protein 1-like 1 isoform X5 → MADMDNKDQAELDPADLEDVEDVEEEETGEDVNSKARQLTVQMMQNPQILAALQERLDGLVGSPSGYMESLPKVVKRRVNALKNLQVKCAHIEAKFYEEVHELERKYAALYQPLFDKRSDIVKAAYEPTEEECEWKADEEEELTEEMKEKAKVEEEKKDEEKEDPKGVPEFWLTVFKNVDLLSDMVQEHDEPILKQLQDVKVKFSDPGQPMSFSLEFNFEPNEFFTNTLLTKTYKMRSEPDENDPFSFDGPEIMGCTGCTIDWTKGKNITLKTIKKKQKHKGRGTVRTVTKTVPNDSFFNFFTPPDVPESGDMDEDTEAVLAADFEIGHFIRERIVPRAVLYFTGEAIEDDDDDYDEEGEEADDEEGEEEGEEENDPDYDPKKDANPPAECKQQ, encoded by the exons ATGGCAGACATGGACAA taaggACCAGGCTGAGCTGGACCCGGCAGATTTGGAGGACGTGGAGGacgtggaagaggaggagactggAGAGGATGTCAACAGCAAAG CTCGTCAGCTCACCGTGCAGATGATGCAAAACCCACAGATTCTGGCTGCGTTGCAGGAGAGGCTGGACGGCCTGGTGGGCTCGCCGTCAGGATACATGGAGAG CTTACCAAAGGTAGTGAAGAGACGGGTCAACGCCCTAAAGAACCTACAAGTGAAATGCGCCCACATTGAGGCCAAGTTCTACGAAGAGGTCCATGAACTGGAGAGAAAGTATGCCGCCCTCTACCAACCCCTCTTCGACAAG cgaaGTGACATAGTTAAAGCAGCCTATGAGCCCACAGAGGAGGAGTGTGAGTGGAAGGCTGATGAGGAGGAAGAGTTGACA gaggagatgaaggagaaggccaaggtggaagaggagaagaaggatgaggagaaggaggaccCCAAAGGCGTTCCCGAGTTCTGGCTAACGGTTTTCAAGAACGTTGACTTGCTTAGCGACATGGTGCAG GAACATGATGAACCCATCCTCAAGCAATTACAAGATGTCAAAGTCAAATTCTCGGACCCTGGCCAGCCCATG aGCTTTTCTTTAGAATTCAACTTTGAGCCCAATGAGTTCTTCACAAACACTTTGTTGACAAAAACCTACAAGATGAGGTCTGAGCCTGATGAGAACGACCCCTTCTCCTTCGATGGGCCTGAGATCATGGGCTGCACAGG TTGTACGATCGACTGGACGAAGGGCAAGAACATCACCCTGAAGACGATCAAGAAGAAGCAGAAGCACAAGGGGCGTGGCACAGTCAGGACGGTCACCAAGACAGTCCCCAACGACTCTTTCTTCAACTTCTTCACCCCGCCTGATGTCCCTGAAAGTGGAGATATG GACGAGGACACTGAGGCTGTCCTCGCCGCTGACTTTGAGATCGGCCACTTCATCCGCGAGCGTATCGTCCCCAGGGCTGTGCTGTATTTCACGGGGGAGGCCATCgaggatgacgatgatgat tacgatgaggagggagaggaggctgatgacGAG gagggtgaggaggagggagaggaggagaatgaccCTGACTATGACCCCAAG AAGGACGCAAATCCCCCAGCCGAGTGCAAGCAGCAGTGA
- the nap1l1 gene encoding nucleosome assembly protein 1-like 1 isoform X3, producing the protein MADMDNKDQAELDPADLEDVEDVEEEETGEDVNSKARQLTVQMMQNPQILAALQERLDGLVGSPSGYMESLPKVVKRRVNALKNLQVKCAHIEAKFYEEVHELERKYAALYQPLFDKRSDIVKAAYEPTEEECEWKADEEEELTVSKQEEMKEKAKVEEEKKDEEKEDPKGVPEFWLTVFKNVDLLSDMVQEHDEPILKQLQDVKVKFSDPGQPMSFSLEFNFEPNEFFTNTLLTKTYKMRSEPDENDPFSFDGPEIMGCTGCTIDWTKGKNITLKTIKKKQKHKGRGTVRTVTKTVPNDSFFNFFTPPDVPESGDMDEDTEAVLAADFEIGHFIRERIVPRAVLYFTGEAIEDDDDDYDEEGEEADDEEGEEEGEEENDPDYDPKKDANPPAECKQQ; encoded by the exons ATGGCAGACATGGACAA taaggACCAGGCTGAGCTGGACCCGGCAGATTTGGAGGACGTGGAGGacgtggaagaggaggagactggAGAGGATGTCAACAGCAAAG CTCGTCAGCTCACCGTGCAGATGATGCAAAACCCACAGATTCTGGCTGCGTTGCAGGAGAGGCTGGACGGCCTGGTGGGCTCGCCGTCAGGATACATGGAGAG CTTACCAAAGGTAGTGAAGAGACGGGTCAACGCCCTAAAGAACCTACAAGTGAAATGCGCCCACATTGAGGCCAAGTTCTACGAAGAGGTCCATGAACTGGAGAGAAAGTATGCCGCCCTCTACCAACCCCTCTTCGACAAG cgaaGTGACATAGTTAAAGCAGCCTATGAGCCCACAGAGGAGGAGTGTGAGTGGAAGGCTGATGAGGAGGAAGAGTTGACAGTAAGTAAGCAG gaggagatgaaggagaaggccaaggtggaagaggagaagaaggatgaggagaaggaggaccCCAAAGGCGTTCCCGAGTTCTGGCTAACGGTTTTCAAGAACGTTGACTTGCTTAGCGACATGGTGCAG GAACATGATGAACCCATCCTCAAGCAATTACAAGATGTCAAAGTCAAATTCTCGGACCCTGGCCAGCCCATG aGCTTTTCTTTAGAATTCAACTTTGAGCCCAATGAGTTCTTCACAAACACTTTGTTGACAAAAACCTACAAGATGAGGTCTGAGCCTGATGAGAACGACCCCTTCTCCTTCGATGGGCCTGAGATCATGGGCTGCACAGG TTGTACGATCGACTGGACGAAGGGCAAGAACATCACCCTGAAGACGATCAAGAAGAAGCAGAAGCACAAGGGGCGTGGCACAGTCAGGACGGTCACCAAGACAGTCCCCAACGACTCTTTCTTCAACTTCTTCACCCCGCCTGATGTCCCTGAAAGTGGAGATATG GACGAGGACACTGAGGCTGTCCTCGCCGCTGACTTTGAGATCGGCCACTTCATCCGCGAGCGTATCGTCCCCAGGGCTGTGCTGTATTTCACGGGGGAGGCCATCgaggatgacgatgatgat tacgatgaggagggagaggaggctgatgacGAG gagggtgaggaggagggagaggaggagaatgaccCTGACTATGACCCCAAG AAGGACGCAAATCCCCCAGCCGAGTGCAAGCAGCAGTGA
- the nap1l1 gene encoding nucleosome assembly protein 1-like 1 isoform X2, with protein sequence MADMDNKDQAELDPADLEDVEDVEEEETGEDVNSKVPGFVRLPSARQLTVQMMQNPQILAALQERLDGLVGSPSGYMESLPKVVKRRVNALKNLQVKCAHIEAKFYEEVHELERKYAALYQPLFDKRSDIVKAAYEPTEEECEWKADEEEELTEEMKEKAKVEEEKKDEEKEDPKGVPEFWLTVFKNVDLLSDMVQEHDEPILKQLQDVKVKFSDPGQPMSFSLEFNFEPNEFFTNTLLTKTYKMRSEPDENDPFSFDGPEIMGCTGCTIDWTKGKNITLKTIKKKQKHKGRGTVRTVTKTVPNDSFFNFFTPPDVPESGDMDEDTEAVLAADFEIGHFIRERIVPRAVLYFTGEAIEDDDDDYDEEGEEADDEEGEEEGEEENDPDYDPKKDANPPAECKQQ encoded by the exons ATGGCAGACATGGACAA taaggACCAGGCTGAGCTGGACCCGGCAGATTTGGAGGACGTGGAGGacgtggaagaggaggagactggAGAGGATGTCAACAGCAAAG TGCCTGGCTTTGTCCGTCTCCCCTCAGCTCGTCAGCTCACCGTGCAGATGATGCAAAACCCACAGATTCTGGCTGCGTTGCAGGAGAGGCTGGACGGCCTGGTGGGCTCGCCGTCAGGATACATGGAGAG CTTACCAAAGGTAGTGAAGAGACGGGTCAACGCCCTAAAGAACCTACAAGTGAAATGCGCCCACATTGAGGCCAAGTTCTACGAAGAGGTCCATGAACTGGAGAGAAAGTATGCCGCCCTCTACCAACCCCTCTTCGACAAG cgaaGTGACATAGTTAAAGCAGCCTATGAGCCCACAGAGGAGGAGTGTGAGTGGAAGGCTGATGAGGAGGAAGAGTTGACA gaggagatgaaggagaaggccaaggtggaagaggagaagaaggatgaggagaaggaggaccCCAAAGGCGTTCCCGAGTTCTGGCTAACGGTTTTCAAGAACGTTGACTTGCTTAGCGACATGGTGCAG GAACATGATGAACCCATCCTCAAGCAATTACAAGATGTCAAAGTCAAATTCTCGGACCCTGGCCAGCCCATG aGCTTTTCTTTAGAATTCAACTTTGAGCCCAATGAGTTCTTCACAAACACTTTGTTGACAAAAACCTACAAGATGAGGTCTGAGCCTGATGAGAACGACCCCTTCTCCTTCGATGGGCCTGAGATCATGGGCTGCACAGG TTGTACGATCGACTGGACGAAGGGCAAGAACATCACCCTGAAGACGATCAAGAAGAAGCAGAAGCACAAGGGGCGTGGCACAGTCAGGACGGTCACCAAGACAGTCCCCAACGACTCTTTCTTCAACTTCTTCACCCCGCCTGATGTCCCTGAAAGTGGAGATATG GACGAGGACACTGAGGCTGTCCTCGCCGCTGACTTTGAGATCGGCCACTTCATCCGCGAGCGTATCGTCCCCAGGGCTGTGCTGTATTTCACGGGGGAGGCCATCgaggatgacgatgatgat tacgatgaggagggagaggaggctgatgacGAG gagggtgaggaggagggagaggaggagaatgaccCTGACTATGACCCCAAG AAGGACGCAAATCCCCCAGCCGAGTGCAAGCAGCAGTGA
- the nap1l1 gene encoding nucleosome assembly protein 1-like 1 isoform X1, giving the protein MADMDNKDQAELDPADLEDVEDVEEEETGEDVNSKVPGFVRLPSARQLTVQMMQNPQILAALQERLDGLVGSPSGYMESLPKVVKRRVNALKNLQVKCAHIEAKFYEEVHELERKYAALYQPLFDKRSDIVKAAYEPTEEECEWKADEEEELTVSKQEEMKEKAKVEEEKKDEEKEDPKGVPEFWLTVFKNVDLLSDMVQEHDEPILKQLQDVKVKFSDPGQPMSFSLEFNFEPNEFFTNTLLTKTYKMRSEPDENDPFSFDGPEIMGCTGCTIDWTKGKNITLKTIKKKQKHKGRGTVRTVTKTVPNDSFFNFFTPPDVPESGDMDEDTEAVLAADFEIGHFIRERIVPRAVLYFTGEAIEDDDDDYDEEGEEADDEEGEEEGEEENDPDYDPKKDANPPAECKQQ; this is encoded by the exons ATGGCAGACATGGACAA taaggACCAGGCTGAGCTGGACCCGGCAGATTTGGAGGACGTGGAGGacgtggaagaggaggagactggAGAGGATGTCAACAGCAAAG TGCCTGGCTTTGTCCGTCTCCCCTCAGCTCGTCAGCTCACCGTGCAGATGATGCAAAACCCACAGATTCTGGCTGCGTTGCAGGAGAGGCTGGACGGCCTGGTGGGCTCGCCGTCAGGATACATGGAGAG CTTACCAAAGGTAGTGAAGAGACGGGTCAACGCCCTAAAGAACCTACAAGTGAAATGCGCCCACATTGAGGCCAAGTTCTACGAAGAGGTCCATGAACTGGAGAGAAAGTATGCCGCCCTCTACCAACCCCTCTTCGACAAG cgaaGTGACATAGTTAAAGCAGCCTATGAGCCCACAGAGGAGGAGTGTGAGTGGAAGGCTGATGAGGAGGAAGAGTTGACAGTAAGTAAGCAG gaggagatgaaggagaaggccaaggtggaagaggagaagaaggatgaggagaaggaggaccCCAAAGGCGTTCCCGAGTTCTGGCTAACGGTTTTCAAGAACGTTGACTTGCTTAGCGACATGGTGCAG GAACATGATGAACCCATCCTCAAGCAATTACAAGATGTCAAAGTCAAATTCTCGGACCCTGGCCAGCCCATG aGCTTTTCTTTAGAATTCAACTTTGAGCCCAATGAGTTCTTCACAAACACTTTGTTGACAAAAACCTACAAGATGAGGTCTGAGCCTGATGAGAACGACCCCTTCTCCTTCGATGGGCCTGAGATCATGGGCTGCACAGG TTGTACGATCGACTGGACGAAGGGCAAGAACATCACCCTGAAGACGATCAAGAAGAAGCAGAAGCACAAGGGGCGTGGCACAGTCAGGACGGTCACCAAGACAGTCCCCAACGACTCTTTCTTCAACTTCTTCACCCCGCCTGATGTCCCTGAAAGTGGAGATATG GACGAGGACACTGAGGCTGTCCTCGCCGCTGACTTTGAGATCGGCCACTTCATCCGCGAGCGTATCGTCCCCAGGGCTGTGCTGTATTTCACGGGGGAGGCCATCgaggatgacgatgatgat tacgatgaggagggagaggaggctgatgacGAG gagggtgaggaggagggagaggaggagaatgaccCTGACTATGACCCCAAG AAGGACGCAAATCCCCCAGCCGAGTGCAAGCAGCAGTGA